The Nocardioides sp. S5 genome includes a window with the following:
- the dpdH gene encoding protein DpdH gives MSTLPIGFTCWQAESVAATIPTEAATPSDQVLLATHSPLRIRREGATTQKQAEFVSEHDVVREFLTSTPNAGVLIAPVLGESGAGKSHLVRWANANIPRVGGRHVIYLQKTQTSLRDVVEQLLSGKTGPAFDEIRRQVSGLGTAISIEEMERKILAELAEALRSREPQGFLDKPLVGERGLALLFLDPLFREHLLRPGSFINRRAVHALNGRDPDEPDVPLEFTVDELPLDITDVANLADASRAAQNLFKQVVVNTDMQLEAVRILNDSLDLAVMKAANLGVGNVNRAFMKLREELVGEEIVLLIEDVALIQGVRRDLLDAIHESSIVQGQEKYATVRTLLAVTPSYYRENLPETFRTRAEASSPSYVVDVQIDGAKTNDADLVDFVGRYLNAARLGKDVLEAEMSANKAAPNACDACPFSDSCHSTFGTSEAGHGLYPYNEPAVLRAVRACVDPDNPQLFSPRRVLAGAVREVLMDAAGQLPRGDFPPGRLLGERTRTAGLPALPLAVRQRLEEDYPKDLAPRLESMLAFWGKAGTRPIPDAVFTTFGLDPIASGDGSDLVEEPESTGRDEAARRATADGLPKSVQRQLEAIEEWSAKDKTLPQDMARVIRSLVREAVLARVEWFDPVIKSPDTETIKRAVPDNARSISIEGAQEGIGQGVEPIVRLKRTARNAVLLQGLILIQSGFADLSGDALARLDALAVGAVPAARARILAAMEYDEVAMVAAARSLIIGALACGHIASTARDVDLIRAVAWRGDMAREDVASRHPQWADSHRGYMAERGAAVERFLGGIGAAQGAGGVHALDSVRLTKLVKAARSQLDELPTSVPTWCADANRKLSILVQVAPAQISYWSDLVRRVRRLLPESESYIDTVDAVVLAAREGQAQGLVKVKDLPALEQANEAARRLDARGLTEVEKALAGATGQDGVALARHLGPSVGRDLKLIAEYLEETERWVESGISDAEIDPGAKIDIDEAIDGQVTRWLNILSNGAEND, from the coding sequence GTGAGCACTCTTCCGATTGGCTTCACCTGTTGGCAGGCAGAGTCGGTTGCTGCCACCATCCCAACGGAGGCGGCAACCCCCTCCGATCAGGTCCTGCTGGCAACCCACTCGCCGCTGCGCATCCGGCGCGAAGGTGCGACGACTCAAAAGCAAGCCGAATTCGTCTCCGAGCACGATGTCGTGAGGGAGTTCCTGACCTCGACGCCGAACGCCGGCGTGCTGATTGCGCCTGTTCTCGGCGAGTCCGGGGCCGGCAAGTCGCACCTCGTACGGTGGGCCAACGCAAACATTCCCCGCGTCGGGGGTCGGCACGTCATCTACCTGCAGAAGACGCAGACCAGCCTTCGGGACGTTGTCGAGCAACTCCTGAGCGGCAAGACCGGGCCAGCCTTCGACGAGATTCGTCGGCAGGTTTCGGGTCTCGGCACTGCTATCTCCATCGAGGAGATGGAACGAAAGATCCTGGCCGAGCTCGCTGAAGCGCTTCGCTCACGCGAGCCCCAGGGGTTTCTCGACAAGCCACTGGTCGGGGAGCGAGGACTAGCCCTGCTCTTCCTTGACCCACTCTTCCGAGAGCACCTGCTGCGTCCCGGGTCATTCATCAACAGACGTGCGGTACACGCGCTCAACGGTCGTGATCCCGATGAGCCTGATGTCCCGCTGGAGTTCACGGTTGACGAACTTCCGCTGGACATCACCGACGTCGCCAATCTGGCCGACGCATCGAGGGCTGCTCAGAACCTGTTCAAGCAGGTCGTAGTCAACACAGACATGCAACTTGAGGCCGTCAGGATTCTGAACGACTCCCTCGACCTCGCAGTCATGAAGGCCGCCAATCTGGGTGTCGGGAACGTCAACCGAGCCTTTATGAAGCTCCGTGAAGAGTTGGTCGGCGAAGAGATCGTGCTCCTGATCGAGGACGTCGCGCTGATCCAGGGTGTCAGACGCGACCTACTGGACGCGATTCACGAGTCCAGCATTGTTCAGGGGCAGGAGAAGTACGCGACGGTGCGGACGCTCCTTGCGGTTACACCGTCGTACTACAGAGAGAACCTGCCCGAGACGTTTCGAACTCGCGCAGAGGCAAGTTCGCCGAGTTACGTCGTTGACGTGCAGATTGACGGCGCCAAGACGAACGACGCGGACCTTGTCGACTTCGTTGGTCGCTACCTGAACGCGGCTCGGCTCGGTAAAGATGTCCTTGAGGCAGAGATGTCTGCTAACAAGGCCGCTCCCAACGCCTGTGACGCCTGCCCGTTCAGCGACTCCTGCCACAGCACTTTCGGTACTTCCGAGGCCGGGCACGGTCTGTACCCCTACAACGAACCCGCGGTGCTGCGCGCGGTGCGCGCATGCGTCGACCCGGACAACCCGCAACTCTTCAGCCCGCGGCGGGTCCTTGCCGGTGCTGTACGCGAGGTACTGATGGATGCCGCCGGGCAGTTGCCCCGTGGTGACTTTCCGCCGGGCCGACTCCTGGGCGAGCGAACTCGAACTGCCGGCCTTCCAGCGCTTCCACTCGCTGTTCGTCAGCGTCTGGAAGAGGACTACCCGAAGGACTTGGCGCCGCGGCTTGAGTCCATGCTCGCCTTCTGGGGGAAGGCCGGTACGCGGCCCATCCCAGACGCGGTCTTCACGACGTTTGGTCTTGACCCGATCGCCTCGGGCGATGGTTCGGATCTAGTCGAGGAGCCTGAGTCGACGGGCCGCGACGAGGCTGCGCGTCGGGCCACGGCGGACGGGTTGCCGAAATCCGTCCAGCGGCAACTCGAGGCTATCGAGGAATGGTCGGCAAAGGACAAGACGCTTCCTCAGGACATGGCGCGCGTCATCCGCTCCCTGGTCCGCGAGGCCGTCCTCGCCCGCGTTGAGTGGTTCGATCCGGTCATTAAGTCTCCGGATACCGAAACCATCAAGCGAGCCGTGCCGGACAACGCGCGAAGCATCTCGATCGAAGGCGCGCAGGAAGGAATCGGTCAAGGCGTCGAACCGATTGTGCGGCTTAAGCGGACTGCCCGAAATGCGGTGCTACTTCAAGGCTTGATCCTGATCCAGTCCGGCTTTGCAGACCTCTCAGGAGATGCACTCGCGCGGCTCGACGCCTTGGCGGTGGGTGCAGTGCCCGCAGCCCGGGCGCGCATCCTCGCTGCAATGGAATACGACGAAGTTGCGATGGTCGCAGCCGCGCGTTCCCTCATCATTGGCGCACTTGCGTGCGGCCACATTGCATCGACGGCCCGTGATGTCGACCTAATTCGCGCGGTGGCGTGGCGCGGCGACATGGCCCGCGAGGACGTCGCCAGTCGTCACCCCCAGTGGGCCGACAGCCATCGGGGATACATGGCAGAGCGGGGCGCAGCCGTTGAGCGTTTCCTCGGTGGCATCGGCGCGGCACAGGGTGCCGGAGGCGTGCACGCGCTCGACAGCGTGCGCCTCACGAAGCTGGTGAAGGCCGCCAGATCCCAACTCGACGAACTTCCAACCTCGGTTCCCACTTGGTGCGCGGACGCCAACCGCAAACTCAGCATCCTGGTTCAGGTCGCGCCCGCCCAGATCTCTTACTGGTCGGACCTCGTTCGGCGTGTGCGGCGATTGCTTCCGGAATCCGAGTCATACATCGACACCGTTGACGCCGTTGTACTCGCTGCGCGCGAAGGCCAGGCCCAAGGCCTCGTCAAGGTCAAGGACCTTCCGGCGCTGGAGCAGGCGAATGAGGCCGCGCGCAGACTGGACGCACGAGGGTTGACCGAGGTCGAGAAGGCGCTTGCCGGTGCTACGGGCCAGGACGGGGTGGCCCTGGCGCGTCACCTCGGTCCATCAGTCGGGAGAGATCTGAAGCTCATCGCCGAGTATCTGGAAGAGACAGAACGCTGGGTCGAGTCCGGAATCAGCGACGCGGAGATTGATCCGGGCGCCAAGATCGATATCGACGAAGCAATCGACGGCCAAGTAACGCGCTGGCTGAACATCCTCTCGAACGGGGCAGAAAATGACTGA
- the dpdJ gene encoding protein DpdJ has product MNEERLGGLLSRLEDLELPLLAWGVVDGFLSEDDVIRAIDEQRIVEFAAGSTEVPSAGEYLEVLVDRGLLFRQPTGDLRYRTRFAETLRLLRLLRQLWPPRDTNADGWWRSYAPLVADYRLRVSPRRYPKRELDVDQVATTLQTSVSWSTEQDAMLRRVVGTSKLAPFQFRATESVLAAIAAERPTARIVTAGTGSGKTLAFYLPALLDLATGGGRRRGPHTLALYPRIELLRDQAREAMLVGERAGLIGAQTPRPLRIALLYGSTPRNTDFQRGTVRGWSRSAAGWVSPFFPCLEDNCTGEQVWLDADRASGIERLACATCGRATADGALAITRESIVSLPPDILFSTTEMLSKQATSSKLGPLLGWKGPIGIRLVLLDEAHTYAGVHGAQVAYMLRRWRHALRQWGPDSPVVVGLSATLRDAGEFFSTLTGVDRGDVEVIAPAPNELAPISRDYGVVLRGDPLSGAALLSTTIQALMLVGRMMDRTPQLFGSVAFAFTDDLDVINRLYDNLRDAEGASPLGRSRGQVLGSLRDPGHPHAGKRYDDGQSWDLANRLGRMAGPLRIARTSSQDSGVDGSADVVVATSSLEVGFNDPRVGVVLQHKAPRDMASFLQRRGRAGRRLEMRPLTLVVLSDYGRDRAAYQSYEQLLEPELRARAIPVGNRFVVKIQAAHALLDWIARVGSVDARSFASPPWSSQVPDPSRVVNLLRDLLNSASRQDELKLHVQRALAVSPDEANAALWEEPRSLMLSVVPTLLRRLENSWQALPGLSDAGAVAGQPLPEFLTGTLFDSLNTPDVILAMPSDFRSGEPQTMAIGQAMREAVPGRVSRRFGHAHASHRTWLPIPDVGDILELRAIVSKGHALGEWADLSGEHFIVVRPLELQLSAPPRDVADTSSARPIWRSGFSFTQASLQEMDVPTPSAWAGLISQFAFALHVSGSPVTVRRFCVGAHGELVTQDARGPARRALTVRYAHEGKPAALGFELEADALIVEGYVPSSRDRGELLNSAAWRTLCFRRRVLEDSTLDGIANHFQRRWLVEVYLYAYAQLRLRGSSSGDATDALRGGVWAADLAAFLASAYRSDDPALVSNQRILSDLEHLSGHADVQAAIEGHSSLLTDAQLGHETADLWRRAFADTLAAALLDATFETIPDAQESDLVADVVFDSEHLDRFQVIVSETSVGGLGVMEALSRSYAVDPRRFWEAVGRAVGRSDAEETDRSMRIALAQLDDPSSRFTTAVGDFRAGTDSASLDIAFSELREAWTQFDGPPTHLALSTFAARLLRPGARPQIDRRVSWLATKWLEVEAEVGIEVDARTLAYFGASGLLGESIAPLNLDSAFSMLWPRGYDARNQRLQYWQPFRDDVLIERLILDDVVRDRAVAIDVTSADWMQEYRTALSADGRVRLTAPDSARSGLAVAIRTCLATPIERTGLRVYPRLEGVDRRFGLWNARVAFAEELQ; this is encoded by the coding sequence GTGAACGAAGAGCGGCTGGGGGGCCTGCTCAGCCGACTGGAGGATCTCGAACTGCCCCTCCTCGCTTGGGGCGTGGTGGACGGCTTCCTGAGCGAAGACGACGTCATCAGGGCCATCGACGAACAACGGATTGTCGAGTTCGCCGCAGGCAGCACTGAGGTACCCTCCGCGGGGGAGTACCTCGAAGTCCTGGTGGACCGTGGACTTCTCTTCCGGCAGCCAACCGGCGATCTGCGCTATCGCACACGATTCGCCGAGACTCTTCGACTGCTCCGTCTGCTTCGCCAGTTGTGGCCCCCCAGGGACACCAATGCCGACGGTTGGTGGCGGTCATACGCCCCATTGGTTGCGGACTATCGCCTGCGGGTCTCGCCGCGGCGGTACCCGAAGCGCGAACTGGACGTCGATCAGGTAGCGACCACACTCCAGACGTCCGTGAGTTGGTCGACCGAGCAGGACGCGATGTTGCGACGCGTCGTGGGAACGTCGAAGCTCGCGCCATTCCAGTTCCGTGCGACGGAGTCTGTCCTCGCCGCCATCGCAGCGGAGCGGCCGACCGCGCGGATCGTGACCGCAGGGACTGGTTCCGGCAAAACCTTGGCTTTCTATCTTCCCGCGTTGCTCGATCTGGCAACCGGAGGTGGGAGGCGGCGGGGACCGCACACGTTGGCGCTGTACCCGCGCATTGAACTGCTTCGTGATCAGGCCCGCGAAGCGATGCTGGTTGGAGAGCGCGCGGGCTTGATCGGCGCGCAGACGCCTCGGCCGTTGCGAATTGCGCTGCTTTACGGATCGACGCCGCGCAACACCGACTTTCAGCGCGGGACGGTGAGGGGATGGAGTCGGAGTGCTGCTGGCTGGGTTTCGCCCTTCTTCCCGTGCCTCGAGGACAACTGCACTGGCGAACAGGTATGGCTCGATGCCGACCGAGCGTCAGGTATTGAACGGCTCGCCTGCGCGACGTGTGGACGTGCCACCGCAGATGGAGCGCTGGCCATCACTCGTGAATCGATCGTCAGTCTCCCGCCCGACATTCTCTTCAGCACAACGGAGATGCTGAGCAAGCAAGCCACATCGTCCAAACTGGGTCCGCTTCTTGGCTGGAAGGGACCCATCGGGATCCGACTCGTGTTGCTCGACGAGGCACACACGTACGCAGGTGTGCACGGAGCGCAGGTGGCGTACATGTTGCGTCGATGGCGACATGCGCTCAGACAGTGGGGCCCGGACAGTCCGGTTGTGGTCGGACTGTCCGCAACCCTCCGAGATGCCGGCGAGTTCTTCTCGACGCTCACCGGCGTCGACCGCGGCGACGTCGAAGTTATCGCCCCGGCACCGAATGAACTTGCTCCCATCAGCCGTGACTACGGGGTGGTCCTCCGAGGCGATCCGCTATCCGGTGCCGCGCTGCTCTCCACAACCATTCAAGCGCTCATGCTTGTCGGGCGCATGATGGACCGGACTCCGCAGTTGTTCGGTTCGGTCGCATTCGCATTCACCGATGACCTGGATGTCATCAACCGTCTCTACGACAACCTGCGCGATGCCGAAGGCGCTTCGCCCCTCGGGCGTTCACGTGGCCAGGTGCTTGGCAGTCTGCGTGATCCGGGCCACCCGCACGCTGGCAAGCGGTACGACGACGGGCAGTCATGGGACCTTGCGAACCGTCTGGGGCGCATGGCTGGACCGCTGAGGATTGCCCGGACTTCGTCACAAGACAGTGGCGTTGATGGGTCCGCGGATGTGGTGGTGGCTACGTCTTCTCTTGAGGTCGGCTTCAACGATCCGCGGGTCGGAGTGGTGCTTCAACACAAGGCCCCGCGCGACATGGCGTCATTCCTTCAGAGAAGGGGCCGAGCAGGGCGTCGCCTGGAGATGCGGCCGCTGACGCTTGTCGTCCTGTCGGACTACGGGCGAGACCGTGCGGCATACCAGTCCTATGAACAGTTGCTGGAACCGGAACTTCGAGCTCGCGCGATTCCGGTCGGCAACCGCTTCGTGGTTAAGATCCAGGCCGCTCATGCCCTTCTCGACTGGATTGCTCGTGTGGGTTCCGTGGACGCGCGCTCGTTTGCGTCACCTCCGTGGTCGTCCCAAGTGCCGGACCCGTCGAGGGTGGTCAACCTTCTTCGCGACCTCCTAAATTCGGCATCGCGGCAGGACGAACTGAAGCTCCATGTGCAGCGGGCGTTGGCGGTCAGTCCGGACGAGGCGAACGCCGCGCTCTGGGAGGAACCCCGCTCGCTCATGCTGTCCGTCGTGCCGACCTTGCTTCGTCGACTTGAGAACAGTTGGCAGGCCCTTCCTGGATTGTCGGACGCCGGAGCCGTTGCCGGCCAGCCCCTGCCCGAGTTCCTCACGGGGACTCTCTTCGATTCGCTCAATACGCCGGATGTCATCCTCGCGATGCCCTCTGATTTCCGCTCGGGAGAACCGCAGACAATGGCGATCGGGCAAGCCATGAGGGAAGCGGTCCCCGGGCGGGTAAGCCGCAGATTCGGCCACGCCCACGCCTCACACCGGACTTGGCTGCCGATCCCCGACGTCGGCGACATACTCGAGCTTCGAGCCATTGTATCCAAGGGGCATGCGCTGGGGGAGTGGGCGGATCTCTCTGGCGAGCACTTCATCGTCGTTCGCCCACTGGAACTGCAGTTGTCGGCCCCGCCCCGCGACGTCGCAGACACGTCGTCCGCCCGCCCGATCTGGCGATCCGGTTTCTCCTTTACGCAGGCTTCGCTCCAGGAGATGGACGTTCCCACGCCATCTGCCTGGGCTGGGTTGATCTCACAGTTCGCGTTTGCGCTTCATGTTTCGGGCAGCCCTGTGACGGTTCGCCGGTTCTGCGTGGGGGCACACGGCGAGTTGGTCACGCAGGACGCCCGCGGCCCAGCCCGTAGAGCCCTCACCGTGCGCTACGCACACGAGGGGAAGCCTGCAGCACTCGGGTTCGAACTCGAGGCCGATGCACTCATCGTTGAGGGCTACGTACCGTCCTCGCGCGACCGCGGAGAACTCCTGAATTCGGCGGCTTGGCGCACGCTCTGCTTCCGCCGTCGCGTCCTGGAGGACTCGACGTTGGACGGGATCGCAAATCACTTCCAGCGCCGCTGGTTGGTCGAGGTGTATCTCTATGCCTATGCGCAACTGCGCCTCCGTGGGTCTTCGTCCGGGGACGCGACGGACGCGTTGCGCGGGGGCGTCTGGGCCGCCGATCTGGCTGCGTTCCTCGCCAGTGCATATCGGTCAGACGACCCTGCGCTGGTTTCGAATCAGCGCATCCTTAGCGACCTTGAGCATCTGTCTGGTCACGCCGACGTCCAGGCTGCGATTGAGGGGCATTCGTCCCTGCTGACGGACGCCCAGCTCGGGCACGAAACTGCCGACCTTTGGCGGCGGGCATTCGCAGACACACTTGCTGCGGCGTTGCTGGACGCCACGTTCGAGACCATTCCGGATGCTCAGGAGTCGGACCTCGTTGCCGACGTTGTTTTCGACAGCGAGCACTTGGACCGGTTCCAGGTCATTGTCTCGGAAACCTCTGTCGGCGGGCTCGGGGTGATGGAGGCCCTCAGCCGGTCATACGCAGTGGATCCGCGGCGCTTCTGGGAGGCCGTGGGACGTGCGGTTGGGAGGTCAGACGCGGAGGAAACCGATCGGTCCATGCGGATCGCCCTCGCACAGCTTGACGATCCGAGTTCACGGTTCACGACCGCTGTGGGCGATTTCAGAGCCGGCACCGATTCAGCATCTCTCGACATCGCGTTCTCGGAGCTTCGAGAGGCGTGGACGCAGTTCGACGGACCGCCGACGCATCTGGCCCTGTCCACGTTCGCTGCGCGCCTTCTCCGTCCTGGCGCTCGACCTCAAATCGATCGACGCGTGTCCTGGCTCGCGACCAAGTGGCTTGAGGTTGAAGCTGAGGTTGGCATTGAGGTTGACGCTCGAACGCTGGCGTACTTCGGTGCGTCCGGGCTACTTGGTGAATCGATCGCGCCGTTGAACTTGGATTCCGCATTCAGCATGCTGTGGCCCCGGGGCTACGACGCGCGAAACCAGCGTCTGCAGTACTGGCAGCCATTTAGGGATGACGTGCTGATTGAGCGACTGATCTTGGACGATGTTGTCCGTGACCGAGCGGTCGCGATCGACGTCACCAGCGCGGACTGGATGCAGGAGTACCGGACGGCCTTGTCCGCCGACGGACGCGTGCGACTTACCGCTCCGGACTCAGCCCGTTCTGGACTTGCCGTCGCGATCAGGACTTGTCTTGCAACTCCGATCGAGCGGACGGGTTTGCGTGTCTATCCCCGACTTGAAGGAGTCGACCGACGGTTCGGCCTTTGGAACGCACGCGTGGCGTTCGCGGAGGAGTTGCAATGA
- the dpdK gene encoding phospholipase D-like domain-containing protein DpdK: MTDRLQRTVRTRPRNGLAIADVLAGVFASELCSPSPELWLVSGWVSDVMVLDNSSRQFDGLIGHDAGSSLTLSDVLRILVLKGTDVHVALRDVDHNHDFLRRLGSEPRIHTYLSADLHEKILVGWDWTLKGSMNFTWNGLQRNEESIDLQVGPTVASTQRLELRTRWLGGGE; this comes from the coding sequence ATGACGGATCGGCTTCAGCGGACCGTGCGGACTCGGCCTCGAAACGGGCTGGCCATCGCCGACGTACTGGCGGGTGTCTTCGCATCCGAGTTGTGTTCACCAAGCCCAGAGCTGTGGCTGGTGAGCGGATGGGTCAGCGATGTCATGGTCCTCGATAACTCTTCGCGCCAGTTCGACGGCCTGATCGGGCACGATGCGGGTTCGAGTCTGACTCTGTCTGACGTCCTTCGCATCTTGGTATTGAAGGGAACCGACGTGCACGTGGCCCTCCGCGACGTCGACCACAACCACGACTTCCTCAGGCGACTCGGAAGCGAGCCAAGAATCCACACGTACCTGAGTGCGGATCTGCACGAGAAGATCCTGGTCGGCTGGGACTGGACGCTAAAGGGCTCCATGAACTTCACATGGAATGGCCTGCAGCGAAACGAGGAAAGCATCGATCTGCAGGTGGGACCCACTGTCGCTTCGACTCAGCGACTGGAGTTGCGAACTCGCTGGCTTGGCGGCGGCGAATGA
- the dpdD gene encoding protein DpdD, translating to MNDISVDQLVLQFFSSPNLVWPGMAADHPAAERITAFLRALDSRGECPLVLPRRDVDGQPSTVYVVCWDHSHAGRMRPLLHAAVADYLSPFDGRVASLMAADPVEAAVLAMVGSGTTFVLRPTTQTEGRLVVALKRLVRSLQGRPRRNPVLPRPVGRMLREFDLALAAGATEQSAAVLQEIERAGGISHENVAFLQIQRLSRLGRDRELLAHGSMPTVVHTEPPQAVREAILAAWGRCNLRADGALDLDGAAWRLANEPIDIAMLVGEGIATSADVDALSVAALVALARDDARLGLALYASDQLPDELKLRLATFVATGADDEAGAQDREQSSQTETKTAPTSETVADDGVVSVDSWFMWLEGLEDGAATAPATELVEAWEPAWRVDARLAQAIDDLSDLATDALLSGVAAFLDTADAGHPSPRTARALASRYLIEERFGPADLAALAALVAIFLSSAPGRDEYTSLLDDIATFAPQWSSVASAAQALDLADTVACGPRGVPEAQAQFISTVLAPLNAQRQRLTSGLRSLASMITTDVGLDWDWTVADVGEASNPAQLPSGLIVLIYSLDAGTLARVAASLAEQYPTITVHQSSDKVGTPALRQHSRNADLIAIATGRAAHAATGFITDNARGRICYPDGCGSASMLRVIESGLDELRATS from the coding sequence ATGAATGACATCAGCGTGGATCAGTTGGTCCTGCAGTTCTTTTCTAGCCCAAACCTCGTGTGGCCAGGCATGGCCGCTGACCATCCCGCGGCCGAACGAATCACCGCGTTCCTTCGAGCCTTGGACTCTCGTGGAGAGTGCCCGTTGGTACTGCCGCGGCGAGACGTGGACGGCCAGCCGTCGACGGTCTATGTCGTCTGCTGGGATCACTCGCACGCGGGGCGCATGCGGCCACTGCTGCATGCTGCCGTCGCGGACTATCTCAGCCCATTCGATGGACGCGTTGCCTCCCTGATGGCCGCCGATCCTGTGGAAGCTGCCGTCCTTGCGATGGTTGGCTCGGGGACGACGTTCGTCTTGCGACCGACCACGCAGACCGAGGGCCGCCTGGTCGTGGCACTGAAGCGCCTGGTGCGTTCGCTTCAAGGTCGACCCCGTAGGAACCCGGTACTGCCGAGGCCCGTGGGTCGAATGCTGCGGGAGTTCGATCTGGCATTGGCCGCTGGTGCAACCGAGCAATCTGCCGCCGTTCTCCAAGAAATCGAGCGCGCGGGCGGGATCTCCCATGAGAACGTTGCCTTCCTCCAGATCCAGAGGTTGAGCCGTCTCGGTCGCGACCGTGAACTCCTCGCTCACGGGTCTATGCCGACCGTTGTTCACACTGAGCCGCCTCAGGCGGTTCGTGAAGCCATCCTCGCGGCGTGGGGACGCTGCAACCTCCGGGCTGACGGGGCGTTGGACCTCGACGGCGCAGCTTGGCGCCTAGCTAATGAACCCATCGACATCGCGATGTTGGTTGGGGAGGGCATTGCGACAAGTGCCGATGTCGATGCCTTGTCGGTGGCGGCGCTCGTTGCGTTGGCCCGAGACGATGCTCGACTGGGCCTTGCGCTTTATGCGAGCGACCAACTGCCAGACGAACTCAAGCTGCGCCTCGCAACGTTTGTGGCGACAGGGGCCGACGATGAGGCAGGCGCTCAAGACCGTGAGCAAAGTTCGCAGACAGAGACGAAGACCGCCCCGACATCGGAAACCGTTGCCGATGATGGAGTTGTATCAGTTGATTCTTGGTTCATGTGGCTCGAGGGGCTTGAGGACGGTGCCGCGACCGCTCCCGCTACGGAACTAGTCGAGGCATGGGAGCCGGCCTGGCGCGTTGACGCGCGACTGGCGCAGGCCATCGACGACCTCTCCGATCTCGCAACTGACGCGCTTCTGTCTGGAGTTGCAGCCTTCCTGGACACGGCTGACGCCGGCCACCCATCTCCTCGAACCGCAAGGGCGCTCGCAAGTCGGTATCTGATCGAGGAGCGCTTCGGGCCGGCCGACCTCGCGGCGCTTGCCGCCCTCGTTGCGATCTTCCTGAGTAGCGCCCCGGGTCGGGACGAGTACACGTCGCTCTTGGACGACATTGCGACCTTCGCCCCGCAGTGGAGTTCAGTGGCGTCCGCAGCACAGGCGCTAGACCTTGCCGACACGGTTGCTTGTGGTCCTCGAGGCGTCCCCGAGGCACAGGCTCAGTTCATCTCCACTGTTCTGGCACCCCTCAACGCTCAGCGTCAGCGTCTGACCAGCGGTCTTCGGTCGCTCGCCTCGATGATCACCACCGATGTGGGACTTGACTGGGACTGGACGGTCGCCGACGTCGGCGAGGCGAGCAACCCCGCTCAGCTACCTTCGGGACTGATCGTCCTGATCTACAGCCTGGATGCTGGAACGCTTGCAAGGGTCGCGGCGTCCCTCGCCGAGCAGTACCCGACGATCACAGTTCACCAGTCGTCGGACAAGGTGGGCACGCCCGCGCTCCGTCAACACAGTCGCAATGCCGACCTCATTGCGATTGCAACGGGCCGCGCGGCCCACGCAGCGACAGGCTTTATCACAGACAATGCGCGAGGCCGGATCTGCTACCCCGACGGGTGCGGATCCGCGTCGATGTTGCGGGTCATTGAATCTGGTCTCGACGAATTGCGCGCGACGAGCTAA
- the dbpB gene encoding DGQHR domain-containing protein DpdB, translating into MADRYELRLPALRIRQGPQFIYTFGVDGKRIHDFATVSRVHRDDVTLQGYQRPEVLSHIKAIRRYLESDGAMLPNAVVVAFDERVNFEASGMVSQVDYVTAGELVIPIDESLPEDQKPAWLVDGQQRSAAIRDADLAEFGVAAVAFIARGEAEQRSQFILVNNTKPLPKGLIHELLPDTMGHLPTAYARKQLPAEVLARLNFGNRAAGAPFAGRIATPTMAEGYIKDNSVLKMIENSLYDGALYQYRNPDDGTGDVDQMVLHLNYFWTIVQLAFPEAWDLAPTKSRLTHGAGIQAMGYVMDALTDGVPTAELAGMNLEKTLGRLGEHCAWTSGTWDFGEEQVRRWNGIQNTPNDVKVLTSHLLRALKK; encoded by the coding sequence ATGGCTGACCGCTACGAACTGCGACTGCCCGCTCTGCGAATCAGGCAGGGTCCACAGTTCATCTACACGTTCGGCGTGGACGGCAAGCGCATCCACGATTTCGCAACCGTCAGTCGGGTTCACCGCGACGATGTCACCCTGCAGGGCTACCAACGCCCGGAGGTCTTGAGCCACATTAAGGCCATCCGGCGCTACTTGGAGTCGGACGGCGCGATGCTGCCGAACGCCGTCGTCGTTGCGTTCGACGAGCGCGTCAACTTCGAGGCCTCGGGCATGGTGAGCCAAGTCGACTACGTGACGGCTGGCGAACTCGTGATTCCCATCGACGAGTCACTGCCCGAAGACCAGAAGCCGGCCTGGCTGGTAGACGGCCAGCAGCGAAGCGCCGCGATCCGCGACGCAGACCTCGCAGAGTTTGGGGTCGCCGCGGTTGCCTTCATCGCGCGTGGCGAGGCCGAGCAGCGCAGCCAGTTCATCCTGGTGAATAACACCAAGCCCCTGCCGAAGGGTCTGATCCACGAATTGCTTCCTGACACGATGGGTCACCTCCCCACCGCATACGCCCGTAAGCAACTCCCCGCCGAGGTCCTAGCACGACTCAACTTCGGAAACCGGGCCGCGGGCGCGCCGTTCGCCGGGCGCATCGCCACGCCGACAATGGCGGAGGGTTACATCAAGGACAACAGCGTCCTCAAGATGATCGAAAACAGCCTCTACGACGGAGCGCTGTACCAGTATCGCAATCCCGACGATGGCACCGGCGACGTCGACCAAATGGTCCTCCATCTGAACTACTTCTGGACGATTGTGCAGTTGGCGTTCCCCGAGGCCTGGGATCTCGCGCCCACCAAGTCGCGGCTTACGCACGGTGCCGGCATTCAGGCCATGGGTTACGTGATGGACGCGCTGACCGATGGGGTGCCAACGGCAGAACTCGCGGGTATGAACCTCGAGAAGACGCTGGGACGCCTCGGCGAGCACTGTGCGTGGACCAGCGGCACGTGGGACTTCGGCGAGGAGCAGGTTCGTCGATGGAACGGTATCCAGAACACTCCAAACGACGTCAAGGTCCTCACAAGCCACCTGCTCCGCGCCCTCAAGAAGTGA